The Streptomyces sp. NBC_01275 genome has a segment encoding these proteins:
- a CDS encoding Gfo/Idh/MocA family protein, translated as MTRKTVRIAMNGVTGRMGYRQHLVRSILALREQGGLDLGDGTVLWPEPILVGRREHALRALADQHGLDPENISTDVDAVLADPTVEIYFDAQVTSAREEAIKKAIAAGKHIYTEKPTATGLDGALELARLAGAAGIKHGVVQDKLFLPGLLKLKRLIDGGFFGRILSIRGEFGYWVFEGDWQSAQRPSWNYRAEDGGGIVVDMFPHWEYVLHELFGRVKSVQAIATTHIPQRWDENGKPYDATADDAAYGVFELEGGAIAQINSSWAVRVNRDELVEFQVDGTEGSAVAGLRNCRVQHRSATPKPVWNPDIPATEVFRDQWQEVPDNQDFDNGFKAQWELFLRHVYADAPYHWDLLAGARGVQLAELGLKSSAEGRRLDVPEVAL; from the coding sequence GTGACACGCAAGACGGTGCGTATCGCCATGAACGGCGTGACCGGGCGCATGGGCTATCGCCAGCACCTCGTCCGCTCCATCCTGGCTCTCCGCGAACAGGGCGGCCTCGACCTCGGCGACGGCACCGTGCTGTGGCCGGAACCGATCCTCGTCGGCCGCCGCGAGCACGCGCTGCGGGCGCTCGCCGACCAGCACGGCCTGGACCCGGAGAACATCTCCACGGACGTCGACGCGGTCCTCGCCGACCCGACGGTGGAGATCTACTTCGACGCCCAGGTCACCTCCGCCCGCGAGGAGGCGATCAAGAAGGCGATCGCGGCGGGCAAGCACATCTACACCGAGAAGCCGACCGCGACCGGCCTCGACGGCGCCCTGGAGCTGGCCCGCCTGGCAGGCGCGGCCGGCATCAAGCACGGCGTGGTCCAGGACAAGCTCTTCCTCCCGGGCCTGCTCAAGCTCAAGCGCCTCATCGACGGCGGCTTCTTCGGCCGGATCCTCTCCATCCGCGGCGAGTTCGGCTACTGGGTCTTCGAGGGCGACTGGCAGTCCGCCCAGCGCCCCTCCTGGAACTACCGCGCGGAGGACGGCGGCGGCATCGTCGTCGACATGTTCCCGCACTGGGAGTACGTGCTCCACGAGCTGTTCGGCCGGGTGAAGTCCGTCCAGGCCATCGCCACCACCCACATCCCGCAGCGCTGGGACGAGAACGGCAAGCCCTACGACGCCACCGCCGACGACGCGGCCTACGGCGTCTTCGAGCTCGAAGGCGGCGCGATCGCCCAGATCAACTCCTCCTGGGCGGTCCGCGTCAACCGCGACGAGCTGGTCGAGTTCCAGGTCGACGGCACGGAGGGCTCGGCGGTCGCCGGCCTGCGCAACTGCCGCGTCCAGCACCGCAGCGCCACCCCCAAGCCGGTCTGGAACCCGGACATCCCCGCCACGGAGGTCTTCCGCGACCAGTGGCAGGAGGTCCCGGACAACCAGGACTTCGACAACGGCTTCAAGGCCCAGTGGGAACTGTTCCTGCGCCACGTCTACGCCGACGCCCCCTACCACTGGGACCTGCTGGCCGGCGCCCGTGGCGTCCAGCTCGCCGAGCTGGGCCTGAAGTCCTCCGCCGAGGGCCGCCGCCTCGACGTCCCGGAGGTCGCGCTGTGA
- a CDS encoding LysR family transcriptional regulator produces MEPLSPAFTIDLRRLTVLRELQRRGSLARTAQALHLTPSAVSQQLTALARDLGAPLTERDGRGVRLTGQARVLLAHADVIAAQLERARADLAAYEEGGRGTVTVGCFSSGVLGLLPTALRALRERLPQLRVDVVEAEPPNLFTALDGGQVDVAVAVDFAAAPPHTDPRYAREDLLTDVLDVALPPDHPLADRAEVPLRELAGDTWIVGNAMSCCGAVTRSVCAAAGFTPDIRHDVNDWAALAGLVEAGQGVALVPRLVRSLYAHRDLALRPAEGTPPSRNVFVAVRAGAEGDPVVRAVREELHGAADAALRR; encoded by the coding sequence GTGGAACCGTTAAGCCCCGCCTTCACGATTGACCTGCGTCGTCTCACCGTCCTGCGCGAGCTGCAGCGCCGGGGCAGTCTGGCGCGGACGGCCCAGGCCCTGCACCTCACCCCCTCGGCGGTCTCCCAGCAGCTCACCGCCCTCGCCCGCGACCTGGGCGCACCTCTCACCGAACGCGACGGCAGAGGCGTACGCCTCACCGGTCAGGCCCGCGTCCTGCTGGCGCACGCCGACGTCATCGCCGCCCAGCTGGAGCGGGCCCGCGCCGACCTCGCGGCGTACGAGGAGGGCGGGCGGGGCACGGTGACCGTCGGCTGTTTCTCCAGCGGCGTCCTGGGCCTGCTGCCGACCGCGCTGCGGGCCCTGCGCGAGCGGCTGCCGCAGCTCAGGGTGGACGTGGTGGAGGCCGAGCCGCCGAACCTGTTCACCGCGCTGGACGGCGGGCAGGTGGACGTGGCGGTGGCCGTCGACTTCGCGGCCGCGCCCCCGCACACCGACCCGCGCTACGCCCGCGAGGACCTGCTCACCGACGTCCTGGACGTCGCCCTGCCGCCCGACCATCCCCTCGCCGACCGCGCCGAGGTGCCGTTGCGGGAGCTGGCCGGGGACACCTGGATCGTCGGCAACGCGATGAGCTGCTGCGGGGCGGTGACCCGCTCGGTGTGCGCGGCGGCCGGCTTCACCCCCGACATCCGCCACGACGTGAACGACTGGGCCGCGCTGGCGGGTCTGGTCGAGGCGGGACAGGGGGTGGCGCTGGTGCCACGGCTGGTGCGGTCGCTGTACGCCCACCGCGACCTGGCCCTGCGCCCGGCCGAGGGCACGCCCCCGTCGCGGAACGTCTTCGTCGCCGTACGGGCGGGGGCGGAGGGGGATCCGGTGGTACGGGCGGTACGGGAGGAGCTGCACGGAGCGGCGGACGCCGCCCTACGCCGGTGA
- a CDS encoding dihydrodipicolinate synthase family protein has protein sequence MTIQLPDATGGLRAYDPRTSPLPLTTGAPFTSRTVFSAAHVVADPFADVSPDSPAAVDWDATLAFRRHLWSHGLGVAEAMDTAQRGMGLDWAGASELIRRSAAEAKAVGGRIACGVGTDQIASGTLEEVRAAYEEQLALVEESGAQPILMASRALAAAASGPEDYLDVYGHLLRQSAEPVVLHWLGPMFDPALEGYWGSSDLDAATEVFLEVIAAHPDKVEGIKVSLLDAQREIDIRRRLPQGVRCYTGDDFNYPELIAGDEQGFSHALLGIFDPLGPLAAEAVRVLDTGDVTGFRTLLDPTVELSRHLFQTPTRFYKTGVVFLAWLAGHQEHFTMVGGLQSARSLPHFARAYELADGLGLFPDPKLAEERMKNLLALYGVTQ, from the coding sequence GTGACGATCCAGCTCCCGGACGCGACAGGAGGGCTGAGGGCGTACGACCCCCGCACGTCCCCCCTCCCCCTCACCACCGGCGCCCCTTTCACCTCTCGTACGGTCTTCTCGGCGGCGCACGTGGTGGCGGACCCGTTCGCGGACGTGTCCCCCGACTCCCCGGCCGCCGTCGACTGGGACGCCACCCTCGCCTTCCGCCGCCACCTGTGGTCCCACGGGCTCGGCGTCGCGGAGGCGATGGACACCGCCCAGCGCGGCATGGGCCTGGACTGGGCGGGCGCGTCCGAACTGATCCGCAGGTCGGCGGCCGAGGCGAAGGCGGTGGGCGGCCGCATCGCGTGCGGCGTGGGCACCGACCAGATCGCCTCGGGCACGCTGGAGGAGGTCCGCGCGGCCTACGAGGAGCAGCTGGCCCTCGTCGAGGAGTCGGGAGCCCAGCCGATCCTGATGGCGTCCCGAGCCCTGGCGGCTGCCGCCTCCGGCCCCGAGGACTACCTGGACGTCTACGGCCATCTCCTGCGCCAGTCCGCCGAACCGGTGGTCCTGCACTGGCTGGGCCCGATGTTCGACCCGGCGCTGGAGGGCTACTGGGGGTCGTCCGACCTGGACGCGGCGACCGAGGTGTTCCTGGAGGTCATCGCGGCCCACCCCGACAAGGTGGAGGGCATCAAGGTCTCGCTGCTGGACGCCCAGCGGGAGATCGACATCCGCCGCAGGCTGCCGCAGGGCGTGCGCTGCTACACGGGCGACGACTTCAACTACCCCGAGCTGATCGCGGGCGACGAGCAGGGCTTCAGCCACGCCCTGCTCGGCATCTTCGACCCGCTGGGCCCGCTGGCGGCGGAGGCGGTACGAGTCCTGGACACGGGCGACGTCACCGGTTTCCGGACGTTGCTGGACCCCACGGTCGAGCTCTCCCGCCACCTCTTCCAGACCCCCACCCGCTTCTACAAGACGGGCGTGGTCTTCCTGGCCTGGCTCGCGGGTCACCAGGAGCACTTCACCATGGTCGGCGGCCTCCAGTCGGCCCGCTCCCTCCCGCACTTCGCCCGAGCCTACGAACTCGCCGACGGCCTGGGCCTGTTCCCCGACCCGAAGCTGGCCGAGGAACGGATGAAGAACCTGCTCGCCCTGTACGGAGTGACCCAGTGA
- a CDS encoding EamA family transporter — translation MRPAHLALAVLVAAVWGVNFTVVEIGLGHFPPLLFSALRFLVAALPAVFFVGRPKVAWKWIVAVGLVLGVAKFGLLFTGMDSGMPAGLSSLVLQIQSVFTAAVAFVVLGERPTPVRLAGMAVALAGIGVAAVDEGASGPLGAFALVVAAAACWGVSNVLTRKASPPDALNFMVWVSTVPVLPLLALSLLTEGPSRDLAALRELDWQGAGTVVYVAWITTVFGFGAWGWLLHRHPASTVAPFSLLVPVFGMSSAALFLGESVSGLRWCAAALLVGGVALTSLTPTRTAPTTRTARPARPAPGAPETSPAPPPDPTRPAVHPAAAPAVHPPVDPPVDPLVHPVDVPAYGSAAAGS, via the coding sequence ATGCGCCCCGCCCACCTCGCCCTCGCCGTTCTCGTCGCCGCCGTCTGGGGAGTGAACTTCACCGTCGTCGAGATCGGCCTCGGCCACTTCCCGCCCCTGCTCTTCTCCGCCCTGCGCTTCCTGGTGGCGGCCCTGCCCGCGGTGTTCTTCGTGGGGCGTCCGAAGGTGGCGTGGAAGTGGATCGTGGCGGTGGGCCTGGTGCTCGGGGTCGCGAAGTTCGGGCTGCTGTTCACCGGGATGGACTCGGGGATGCCGGCCGGGTTGTCGTCGCTGGTTCTCCAGATCCAGTCGGTGTTCACGGCGGCCGTCGCCTTCGTCGTGCTCGGCGAACGGCCCACCCCGGTCCGCCTGGCAGGCATGGCCGTCGCCCTCGCCGGCATCGGCGTCGCGGCCGTCGACGAGGGCGCCTCGGGCCCGCTCGGCGCGTTCGCGCTGGTCGTCGCGGCGGCGGCCTGCTGGGGCGTGTCCAACGTCCTCACCCGCAAGGCGTCCCCGCCGGACGCGCTGAACTTCATGGTCTGGGTCAGCACGGTCCCGGTCCTGCCCCTCCTCGCGCTGTCCCTGCTGACGGAGGGCCCGTCGAGGGACCTGGCCGCGCTGCGCGAGCTGGACTGGCAGGGCGCGGGCACGGTCGTCTACGTCGCCTGGATCACCACCGTCTTCGGCTTCGGCGCCTGGGGCTGGCTGCTGCACCGCCACCCGGCGTCCACGGTGGCCCCCTTCTCCCTCCTCGTCCCCGTCTTCGGCATGTCGTCGGCCGCCCTGTTCCTCGGCGAGTCGGTGAGCGGCCTGCGCTGGTGCGCGGCGGCCCTGCTGGTGGGCGGCGTGGCCCTGACCTCGCTGACGCCCACACGGACCGCACCCACCACACGGACCGCCCGGCCCGCCCGGCCCGCCCCTGGAGCTCCCGAGACATCACCGGCGCCGCCGCCCGACCCGACCCGGCCCGCCGTTCACCCCGCTGCCGCGCCCGCCGTCCATCCCCCCGTCGATCCCCCCGTCGATCCGCTCGTCCATCCCGTGGACGTGCCCGCATACGGGAGCGCCGCCGCGGGATCATGA
- a CDS encoding LysR family transcriptional regulator, translating to MLDLQRLRALHAVSVHGTVGAAAAALGYTPSAVSQQIAKLERETRTVLLEREGRGVRLTAEALQLAATAKELLAIVERAETDLEERRGVPAGRLAIAAFPSAARGLLPAVLAELARLHPAMDARLSEVDPHLSVDLVAKGAVDLAVAHDWDIAPLPAPAGVEQAVIGDDLCDLLVPEGHPFAGRNAVRREELGGERWICQPPGRVCHDWLVRTLRTAGHEPDLAHTAEENPTLVALVAAGLGVALVPRLGRGPLPPGAVEVPLDPIPVRRLYAVWRTGAARRPAIAETVRVLRERWPKASAHR from the coding sequence ATGCTCGACCTCCAGCGCCTGCGCGCCCTGCACGCCGTCTCCGTCCACGGCACCGTCGGCGCGGCGGCCGCCGCCCTCGGCTACACCCCGTCGGCCGTGTCCCAGCAGATCGCCAAGCTGGAACGGGAGACCCGCACGGTGCTGCTCGAGCGCGAGGGACGCGGGGTCCGCCTCACCGCCGAGGCCCTGCAACTCGCTGCCACGGCAAAGGAGTTGCTGGCCATCGTCGAGCGCGCCGAGACCGATCTGGAGGAGCGACGGGGGGTGCCGGCCGGGCGGCTGGCCATCGCAGCGTTCCCGTCGGCGGCACGCGGGCTGCTGCCCGCCGTCCTCGCCGAGCTCGCCCGCCTGCACCCCGCAATGGACGCCCGGCTCAGCGAGGTCGACCCGCATCTGTCCGTGGACCTGGTCGCGAAGGGGGCCGTGGACCTGGCCGTCGCCCACGACTGGGACATCGCGCCGCTGCCGGCCCCCGCGGGCGTGGAGCAGGCGGTGATCGGGGACGACCTGTGCGACCTGCTGGTCCCCGAGGGCCACCCCTTCGCGGGACGGAACGCCGTACGGCGGGAGGAGCTGGGCGGCGAGCGGTGGATCTGCCAGCCGCCCGGCCGGGTCTGCCACGACTGGCTGGTGCGGACGCTGCGCACGGCGGGACACGAGCCGGACCTCGCCCACACCGCCGAGGAGAACCCGACGCTCGTCGCCCTGGTCGCCGCGGGCCTCGGCGTCGCCCTCGTCCCCCGACTGGGCCGGGGCCCGCTGCCGCCGGGGGCGGTGGAGGTGCCGCTCGACCCGATCCCCGTACGACGGCTGTACGCCGTGTGGCGCACCGGCGCGGCCCGGCGACCGGCGATCGCGGAGACGGTGCGGGTGCTGCGGGAACGGTGGCCGAAGGCGTCGGCCCACCGGTAG
- the aroA gene encoding 3-phosphoshikimate 1-carboxyvinyltransferase, translated as MALVDIPGSKSLTARALFLAAAADGVTTLVRPLRSDDTEGFAEGLARLGYRVGRTPDVWQVDGRPQGPAVAEADVYCRDGATTARFLPALVAAGHGTYRFDASPQMRRRPLLPLTRALRDLGVDLRHEEAEGHHPLTVRAAGVEGGEVVLDAGQSSQYLTALLLLGPLTRTGLRITVTDLVSVPYVEITIAMMRAFGVEVVREGSTYVVPPGGYRATTYAIEPDASTASYFFAAAAVTGGEVTVPGLGAGALQGDLGFVDVLRRMGARVDVGADRTTVKGTGELHGLTVNMRDVSDTMPTLAALAPFASGPVRIEDVANTRVKECDRLEACAENLRRLGVDVATGEDWIEIRPGTPHGGEIKTYGDHRVVMSFAVTGLRVPGVSFDDPGCVRKTFPGFHEAFAELGESLRQDRQDRQDRQDR; from the coding sequence ATGGCCCTCGTCGACATCCCCGGTTCCAAGTCCCTCACCGCGCGTGCCCTGTTCCTGGCGGCGGCCGCCGACGGCGTCACGACACTCGTACGGCCCCTGCGCTCCGACGACACCGAGGGCTTCGCCGAGGGGCTCGCCCGGCTCGGCTACCGCGTCGGCCGCACCCCGGACGTCTGGCAGGTCGACGGCCGGCCCCAGGGCCCCGCGGTCGCCGAGGCCGACGTCTACTGCCGGGACGGCGCGACCACGGCCCGCTTCCTGCCCGCCCTGGTCGCCGCCGGTCACGGAACCTACCGCTTCGACGCCTCCCCCCAGATGCGCCGCCGCCCCCTGCTGCCGCTCACCCGCGCCCTGCGCGACCTGGGCGTGGACCTGCGGCACGAGGAGGCGGAGGGCCACCATCCGCTCACCGTGCGGGCAGCGGGCGTCGAGGGCGGGGAGGTGGTGCTGGACGCAGGCCAGTCCTCCCAGTACCTGACGGCGCTCCTGCTGCTCGGCCCGCTGACCCGCACCGGCCTGCGCATCACCGTCACCGACCTGGTCTCCGTGCCGTACGTCGAGATCACGATCGCGATGATGCGGGCGTTCGGGGTCGAGGTGGTCCGGGAGGGGAGCACGTACGTCGTCCCGCCGGGCGGCTACCGGGCGACGACGTACGCCATCGAGCCCGACGCCTCGACCGCGAGCTACTTCTTCGCGGCCGCCGCGGTGACCGGCGGCGAGGTGACCGTGCCGGGCCTGGGCGCGGGCGCGCTCCAGGGCGACCTGGGCTTCGTGGACGTCCTGCGGCGGATGGGCGCGCGGGTGGACGTCGGCGCGGACCGCACGACGGTGAAGGGCACCGGGGAACTCCACGGCCTGACGGTCAACATGCGGGACGTCTCCGACACCATGCCGACCCTCGCCGCCCTCGCCCCCTTCGCCTCGGGACCGGTGCGCATCGAGGACGTGGCGAACACCCGTGTGAAGGAGTGCGACCGCCTGGAGGCCTGCGCGGAGAACCTCCGGCGGCTGGGCGTCGACGTGGCGACGGGCGAGGACTGGATCGAGATCCGCCCCGGCACGCCCCATGGCGGGGAGATCAAGACCTACGGCGACCACCGCGTCGTCATGTCCTTCGCCGTGACCGGCCTGCGCGTGCCCGGCGTCTCGTTCGACGACCCCGGCTGCGTCCGCAAGACGTTCCCCGGTTTCCACGAGGCGTTCGCGGAACTGGGGGAGTCGCTGAGGCAGGACAGGCAGGACAGGCAGGACAGGCAGGACAGGTGA
- a CDS encoding LacI family DNA-binding transcriptional regulator, with translation MTVTLADVAARAQVSPATVSRVLNGNYPVAATTRERVLRAVDELDYVLNGPASALAAATSDLVGILVNDIADPFFGIMASAIQAEIGGPGGRAGGERLAVVCNTGGSAERELTYLTLLQRQRAAAVVLTGGAMENEPHAAAVAAKLRKLGEAGTRVVLCGRPPAPDTAAIALTFDNRGGGRELTEHLIGLGHRRLGYIAGPEERTTTRHRLEGHRAALRAAGIEEDPRWTVHGRYDRRAGYEATLELLRRDPSLTAVVAANDSVALGACAALRESGLRIPEDVSVAGFDDLPFSIDAVPSLTTVRLPLAEAGARAGRIAMGREEPPPGGIATVRGELMVRGSSGGPRA, from the coding sequence ATGACGGTGACCCTGGCGGACGTGGCGGCCCGCGCGCAGGTCTCCCCCGCGACGGTGTCGCGCGTGCTGAACGGGAACTACCCCGTCGCCGCCACCACCCGTGAGCGGGTGCTGCGGGCGGTGGACGAACTGGACTACGTGCTGAACGGTCCCGCGAGCGCGCTGGCCGCCGCGACCTCCGACCTGGTCGGCATCCTGGTGAACGACATCGCCGACCCCTTCTTCGGGATCATGGCGAGCGCGATCCAGGCGGAGATCGGGGGGCCCGGCGGGCGGGCCGGAGGCGAGCGGCTCGCGGTGGTCTGCAACACCGGGGGCTCGGCGGAGCGCGAACTGACCTATCTGACCCTCCTCCAGCGGCAGCGGGCCGCGGCCGTGGTGCTGACCGGCGGTGCCATGGAGAACGAGCCGCACGCGGCGGCGGTGGCGGCGAAGCTGCGCAAGCTCGGGGAGGCGGGGACGCGGGTGGTGCTGTGCGGGCGGCCGCCGGCGCCGGACACCGCGGCGATCGCGCTGACCTTCGACAACCGCGGCGGCGGACGGGAGCTGACCGAGCACCTCATCGGGCTCGGGCATCGCAGGCTCGGGTACATCGCGGGACCGGAGGAGCGGACGACCACCCGGCACCGCCTGGAGGGCCACCGGGCCGCGCTGCGGGCGGCCGGCATCGAGGAGGACCCGCGCTGGACGGTGCACGGCCGCTACGACCGTCGGGCCGGCTACGAGGCGACGCTCGAACTGCTGCGACGGGACCCGTCGTTGACCGCGGTCGTCGCCGCCAACGACTCCGTCGCGCTGGGCGCGTGCGCGGCGCTGCGCGAGTCCGGACTGCGCATCCCCGAGGACGTCTCGGTCGCCGGCTTCGACGACCTCCCCTTCAGCATCGACGCGGTGCCCTCCCTGACGACCGTACGGCTCCCCCTGGCCGAGGCGGGCGCCCGAGCGGGCCGCATCGCCATGGGCCGCGAGGAGCCGCCGCCCGGGGGGATCGCCACGGTGCGGGGGGAGCTGATGGTGCGGGGGTCTTCTGGGGGGCCTCGGGCTTGA
- a CDS encoding alpha/beta hydrolase, giving the protein MTTTPRSYLVLHGWQNHRPEAHWQHWLADRLTGLGHRVVYPQLPDPDDPVLGEWLGELERHLAELGEGEPGKPGEPGGGERVVVAHSLSVVLWLHAVARDLPGLADVDRVLLVAPPSDSVLARYPEVAGFARSGESYGLVLPQPTRLVAGDDDPYCPEGVQTVYGDPLGLTAELLPGAVHLDLDAGYGSWPSVLDWCLDPDTKFATRPQR; this is encoded by the coding sequence ATGACCACCACCCCGCGCTCCTACCTCGTCCTGCACGGCTGGCAGAACCACCGCCCCGAGGCCCACTGGCAGCACTGGCTCGCCGACCGCCTGACCGGCCTCGGACACCGGGTCGTCTACCCCCAGCTGCCCGACCCGGACGACCCGGTCCTGGGGGAGTGGCTGGGCGAACTGGAGCGACACCTGGCGGAGCTGGGGGAGGGGGAGCCGGGGAAGCCGGGGGAGCCGGGCGGCGGTGAACGGGTGGTCGTCGCGCACAGTCTCTCCGTCGTGCTCTGGCTGCACGCCGTCGCCCGGGATCTGCCGGGGCTCGCCGACGTGGACCGGGTGCTGCTGGTGGCCCCGCCGTCGGACTCGGTGCTCGCGCGGTACCCGGAGGTCGCGGGGTTCGCGCGGTCAGGAGAGTCCTACGGCCTCGTCCTGCCGCAGCCGACCCGGCTGGTCGCCGGCGACGACGACCCGTACTGCCCGGAAGGCGTCCAGACCGTCTACGGCGACCCCCTGGGCCTCACGGCCGAACTCCTCCCCGGCGCCGTCCACCTCGACCTGGACGCCGGCTACGGCTCCTGGCCGTCGGTGCTGGACTGGTGCCTGGACCCGGACACGAAGTTCGCGACGCGGCCGCAGCGGTAG
- a CDS encoding sugar phosphate isomerase/epimerase produces the protein MKLAFSTLGVPGLPLPDVLRLASAHGYHGVELRAHPEEPVHPGLGADARSDAAAAFKTAGIELLGVAGYARVAAPGADEPVIEEIRALAELARDLGAPFVRVFPGGSDAQSPAEADAVAARRLGTAAEFAADLGVRILLETHDSHRTGADAMRVLGLVGHRQVGALWDVMHTWLGGEQPQETYAALSPYLGYVQVKDIASAEDTTPLALGAGVLPLADCVEVLSRHGWDGWLCWEYEQRWYPSAPPLPELLDAGREHLARLLNDSA, from the coding sequence ATGAAGCTCGCCTTCTCCACCCTCGGCGTCCCCGGTCTGCCGCTGCCCGATGTGCTGCGGCTCGCCTCCGCGCACGGCTACCACGGCGTCGAGCTGCGCGCCCACCCCGAGGAACCCGTCCACCCCGGCCTGGGCGCGGACGCCCGCTCCGACGCGGCCGCCGCGTTCAAGACGGCCGGGATCGAACTCCTGGGGGTGGCGGGGTACGCGCGCGTGGCCGCGCCCGGCGCCGACGAGCCCGTGATCGAGGAGATCCGCGCGCTCGCCGAACTCGCCCGCGACCTCGGCGCGCCCTTCGTCCGCGTCTTCCCCGGCGGGTCCGACGCGCAGTCCCCCGCCGAGGCCGACGCGGTCGCCGCCCGTCGGCTCGGCACGGCCGCCGAGTTCGCCGCCGACCTCGGCGTGCGCATCCTGCTGGAGACCCACGACTCCCACCGCACCGGCGCCGACGCGATGCGCGTCCTGGGCCTGGTCGGACACCGGCAGGTGGGCGCGCTGTGGGACGTCATGCACACCTGGCTCGGCGGCGAACAGCCACAGGAGACCTACGCGGCGCTCTCGCCGTATCTCGGATATGTGCAGGTCAAGGACATCGCCTCGGCCGAGGACACCACCCCGCTGGCCCTGGGCGCGGGCGTCCTGCCGCTCGCCGACTGCGTGGAGGTCCTCTCCCGGCACGGCTGGGACGGGTGGCTGTGCTGGGAGTACGAGCAGCGGTGGTATCCCTCCGCGCCACCGCTGCCGGAGCTGCTGGACGCGGGGCGGGAGCACCTGGCGCGGCTGCTGAACGACTCGGCATAG
- a CDS encoding helix-turn-helix domain-containing GNAT family N-acetyltransferase, which yields MSVQDIHSIRSFNRFYTNVIGALDYGRHLYAPYTLTESRVLYELAHSPRTDAADLRAALSLDSGYLSRILGRFEQDGLLERAASETDPRRRRIVLTPRGREAAELLDARARESVDSLLEEVAPGDRTRLVDAMRTIRDVLGDGDPAGPRDLVRDVVLREPGPGDLGWIVQRNAALYAAEFDFNADYEGLVARIVADFAEDHDPHLERVWIAELAGRPVGCVMCVRDEAPGPGTARLRLLLVEPEARGLGVGDRLVGAVVDFAREVGYRDLVLWTNDVLAAARRLYQRHGFVLAAEKPHRSFGKDLVGQDWRLDLHGTPE from the coding sequence ATGAGCGTCCAGGACATTCACTCCATCCGCTCCTTCAACCGCTTCTACACCAACGTCATCGGCGCCCTCGACTACGGCCGCCACCTCTACGCCCCCTACACCCTCACCGAGTCCCGCGTCCTGTACGAGCTCGCGCACTCCCCCCGTACGGACGCGGCCGACCTGCGGGCCGCCCTGTCCCTGGACTCCGGCTACCTCAGCCGCATCCTCGGCAGGTTCGAGCAGGACGGTCTTCTCGAGCGGGCGGCGTCCGAGACGGATCCGCGTCGGCGTCGTATCGTCCTCACCCCGCGGGGGCGGGAGGCGGCCGAGCTGCTCGACGCACGGGCCCGGGAGAGCGTCGACTCGCTGCTGGAGGAGGTGGCCCCCGGGGACCGGACCCGGCTGGTCGACGCCATGCGGACCATCCGGGACGTCCTCGGGGACGGCGACCCGGCAGGCCCCCGGGACCTCGTGCGGGACGTCGTGCTGCGCGAACCCGGTCCCGGCGACCTCGGCTGGATCGTGCAGCGCAACGCCGCGCTGTACGCCGCCGAGTTCGACTTCAACGCCGACTACGAGGGGCTCGTCGCCCGGATCGTCGCCGACTTCGCCGAGGACCACGACCCGCATCTGGAGCGGGTGTGGATCGCCGAGCTGGCGGGGCGGCCGGTGGGGTGCGTGATGTGCGTACGGGACGAGGCGCCCGGGCCCGGCACCGCACGGCTGCGGCTGCTGCTCGTCGAGCCGGAGGCGCGCGGACTCGGCGTCGGGGACCGGCTGGTCGGCGCCGTCGTCGACTTCGCGCGCGAGGTCGGCTACCGCGATCTGGTGCTGTGGACCAACGACGTCCTCGCCGCCGCCCGCCGCCTCTACCAGCGGCACGGGTTCGTGCTGGCCGCCGAGAAACCGCACCGTTCCTTCGGCAAGGATCTCGTCGGTCAGGACTGGCGGCTGGACCTGCACGGCACACCGGAGTGA